The Platichthys flesus chromosome 18, fPlaFle2.1, whole genome shotgun sequence genome includes a window with the following:
- the si:ch73-91k6.2 gene encoding alpha-1,6-mannosyl-glycoprotein 2-beta-N-acetylglucosaminyltransferase: protein MRARMFRRSLLPLLLLFFVVLSVTVLLLLFGNDESGTDHVAQGNEEEKVMFNFGSPSDLTQSVYNANFKQYIQNSDKFVGEPQLVLVVQVHNRPEYLKLLIKSLKEIKETYGFLLIFSHDYFTEEINTIVQGITFCRVLQIYFPFSIQLYPNEFPGQDPRDCPRDMSKDNAVKTGCLNAQHPDSYGHYREALITQTKHHWWWKMHFVWERVQVMQGYSGFVVFLEEDNYILPDFFHFYKSMVEFSKNNCPDCDMLALGNHNGVTDFVKLSNKVLTTGWMSTKHNIGMALSREVYYKLMGCSHEFCTYDDYNWDWTFQHLSGTCIPKPLKVLVAQGSRVLHTGDCGLHQKEGCRPELASQRAEEGLQSAKHGLFPSSLVLNGAEAVEHKAHMKNGGWGDTRDHSLCNNYAKRL from the coding sequence ATGAGGGCTCGAATGTTCAGGAGGAgcctgctgccactgctgctcctcttcttcgtAGTTCTGTCTGTGACGGTTTTATTATTACTCTTCGGCAATGATGAAAGTGGAACCGATCACGTGGCTCAGGGAAATGAGGAGGAAAAGGTGATGTTTAACTTTGGTTCTCCGTCAGACTTGACTCAGTCCGTTTACAACGCAAATTTCAAGCAGTATATTCAGAATTCGGACAAGTTTGTTGGGGAGCCTCAGCTGGTGCTGGTCGTGCAGGTCCACAACAGGCCTGAATACCTCAAGCTGCTCATCAAGTCGTTGAAGGAAATCAAAGAGACTTACGGCTTCCTTTTGATCTTCAGTCATGACTATTttacagaggaaataaacacgATAGTGCAGGGGATAACTTTCTGCAGGGTACTGCAAATTTATTTCCCTTTCAGCATTCAGCTGTATCCCAATGAGTTTCCCGGTCAGGATCCACGAGACTGCCCCCGAGACATGTCCAAGGACAACGCTGTGAAAACAGGATGCCTGAACGCACAACACCCTGACTCCTATGGGCACTACAGGGAAGCCCTCATCACTCAAACCAAACACCACTGGTGGTGGAAAATGCACTTTGTGTGGGAGCGAGTGCAGGTGATGCAGGGCTACAGTGGGTTTGTAGTGTTTCTGGAGGAGGACAACTACATCTTACCGGACTTTTTCCACTTCTATAAGTCAATGGTAGAGTTCAGCAAGAACAACTGCCCGGATTGCGACATGCTGGCTCTGGGTAACCACAATGGCGTGACTGATTTTGTTAAACTGTCCAATAAGGTTTTGACCACTGGGTGGAtgtccacaaaacacaacataggTATGGCCCTCTCCAGGGAGGTGTACTACAAATTGATGGGCTGCAGCCACGAGTTCTGCACCTATGACGACTACAACTGGGACTGGACTTTCCAGCACTTGTCAGGAACATGCATACCAAAGCCCCTCAAAGTGCTTGTAGCGCAGGGCTCCCGGGTTCTTCACACAGGAGACTGTGGCCTTCACCAGAAGGAAGGGTGCAGGCCAGAATTGGCTTCACAGAGGGCAGAGGAAGGGCTTCAGAGCGCCAAGCATGGTTTATTTCCTTCATCCCTTGTCCTTAATGGTGCAGAAGCAGTAGAGCACAAGGCACACATGAAGAATGGAGGATGGGGAGACACCCGTGACCATAGTCTATGCAATAACTATGCTAAGCGACTTTGA